The genomic stretch GGGCTACACCATCGCGGCCGTCATCGCGAACGAGTTCACCGAGGCGACCGACGACCTGTACGTGCACGCGCTCATTTACCTGGCGCTGGTGCTGTTCCTGGTGACGATCATCGTGAACGCGGCGGCGCGGCTGCTGGTGCTGACGACCTCGCGCCGGGAGGGGCACGCATGAGAGGTCCCTCGATCACGCGCCGCCTCGTGAACGGCGGCATGGCGCTGGTGACTGGGCTGTGCGCGCTGCTGGTGGTGGCGGTGCTGTTCTTCATCCTGGGGTACCTGCTGTGGAATGGCGCGCGCAGCCTGAACTGGGCGTTCTTCACGCAGTTGCCGGCGCCGGTCGGCGAGACCGGCGGCGGGATGGCGAACGCGGTGGTCGGCAGCGTGAAGATGCTCGCCCTGGCGAGCCTGATCGGCGTCCCCATCGGATTCTTCGGCGGCGTGTACCTGGCGGAGTTCGGCCGCACCGGGTGGTTCGCGTGGCTGGTGCGCTATACCACCGACCTGCTCAACGGGGTGCCCTCGATCGTGATTGGCATCTTCGTGTACGCGATGGTGGTGCTGCCGATGGGACACTTCTCCGGCTTCGCGGGCGGTGTGGCGCTGGGGATCATGATGATCCCGATCGCGGTGCGCAGCACGGAAGAGTTCCTGCGAGCGGTGCCGGAGTCGCTGCGCGAAGGCGCGATGGCGCTGGGCGCGAGCAAAGGGAAGACGATCGCGACGGTGGTGGTGCCGGCGGCGATGCACGGCATCATCACGGGCATCATGCTCGACCTGGCGCGGGTGGCGGGGGAGACGGCGCCGCTGCTGTTCACCGCGCTCAGCAACCAGTTCTGGAGCCCGGGTTACTCGCAGCCGATGGCGTCGCTGCCGGTGATGATCTTCACGTACGCGATCGCGCCCTACGAAGACTGGCACCGGCAGGCGTGGGCGGCGGGCTTCGTGCTGCTGGCGGCGGTGCTGGCCACCAACATCCTGGCGCGCCTGATCATCGGACGCAGCCGCTACAAACCAGTCCACTGAGAAGACCATG from Terriglobales bacterium encodes the following:
- the pstA gene encoding phosphate ABC transporter permease PstA, whose protein sequence is MRGPSITRRLVNGGMALVTGLCALLVVAVLFFILGYLLWNGARSLNWAFFTQLPAPVGETGGGMANAVVGSVKMLALASLIGVPIGFFGGVYLAEFGRTGWFAWLVRYTTDLLNGVPSIVIGIFVYAMVVLPMGHFSGFAGGVALGIMMIPIAVRSTEEFLRAVPESLREGAMALGASKGKTIATVVVPAAMHGIITGIMLDLARVAGETAPLLFTALSNQFWSPGYSQPMASLPVMIFTYAIAPYEDWHRQAWAAGFVLLAAVLATNILARLIIGRSRYKPVH